A genomic window from Silene latifolia isolate original U9 population chromosome Y, ASM4854445v1, whole genome shotgun sequence includes:
- the LOC141627089 gene encoding uncharacterized protein LOC141627089 has product MTYTSSKLLLCLLVGALAVYTTTSARSLVSTHSSFDDEKFFGHHGGGLRGGGGGGLGGGGGGGLGGGAGVGGGAGFGGGAGAGGGADGGLGGGGGPGGGGGGGLGGGHGGGLGGGVGSGGGAGFGGGAGVGGGLGGGAGGGGGLGGGGASGGGLGGGASAGGGAGFGGGAGYGGGIGGGSGGGGSGGGGGIGGGAGLGGGAGFGGGASSGGGAGGGLGGGAGTGGGFGGGGGGGHGGGLGGGSGGGFGGGPSGDSGIGGGGLP; this is encoded by the coding sequence ATGACTTATACTAGTAGCAAGCTCTTGTTGTGTTTACTAGTTGGTGCCCTAGCGGTTTACACAACTACAAGCGCTAGGAGCCTTGTGAGCACTCACTCATCGTTTGATGATGAGAAGTTTTTCGGCCACCATGGAGGCGGCCTAAGAGGAGGTGGCGGTGGCGGCCTTGGAGGTGGAGGAGGTGGTGGACTTGGGGGAGGTGCAGGTGTTGGAGGAGGAGCTGGATTCGGAGGAGGAGCTGGTGCTGGAGGAGGAGCTGATGGTGGTCTTGGAGGTGGAGGTGGTCCTGGAGGTGGAGGCGGTGGAGGGCTTGGTGGAGGCCATGGTGGTGGACTTGGTGGGGGAGTTGGTTCAGGAGGTGGTGCTGGTTTTGGTGGTGGAGCTGGAGTTGGTGGTGGATTAGGTGGAGGAGCTGGAGGTGGTGGTGGGTTAGGAGGCGGTGGAGCTAGTGGTGGTGGACTTGGTGGTGGAGCTAGTGCAGGAGGCGGTGCTGGATTTGGTGGAGGAGCTGGATATGGTGGTGGAATAGGTGGAGGCTCTGGTGGAGGTGGaagtggtggaggtggtggaaTTGGTGGTGGAGCTGGTTTAGGAGGTGGTGCTGGGTTTGGTGGTGGAGCTAGTTCAGGAGGTGGAGCTGGTGGTGGACTAGGTGGAGGAGCTGGAACTGGTGGTGGGTTTGGTGGAGGAGGTGGGGGTGGTCATGGCGGCGGTCTCGGTGGTGGTTCTGGTGGTGGATTCGGTGGAGGACCTAGTGGTGACAGTGGCATTGGAGGCGGTGGGCTACCATGA